From a region of the Phragmites australis chromosome 21, lpPhrAust1.1, whole genome shotgun sequence genome:
- the LOC133903252 gene encoding lysine-rich arabinogalactan protein 19-like encodes MPTLSRSQSANTLSLPNEEGPPRATAPKEEPLSLLSPARRRSHPHHCHPHRGGATLTVVTPMKEEPPRAAVTPMKEEPPRSAASPEKEEPPCAAAVPEEEPPLPSSPPQRWSHPPPSMPMLRTTSPW; translated from the coding sequence ATGCCGACGCTGTCTCGGAGTCAGAGTGCCAACACCCTCTCCCTCCCTAATGAGGAGGGGCCACCCCGCGCCACCGCCCCTAAGGAGGAGCCGCTCTCGCTGCTATCACCcgcacggaggaggagccacccTCACCACTGTCACCCCCACAGAGGAGGAGCCACCCTCACTGTTGTCACTCCCATGAAGGAGGAGCCGCCCCGCGCCGCTGTCACTCCCATGAAGGAGGAGCCGCCCcgctccgccgcctcccccgaGAAGGAGGAGCCACCCTGTGCTGCTGCCGTCCCTGAGGAGGAGCCACCCTTGCCGTCATCACCGCCACAGAGGTGGAGCCACCCGCCGCCCTCAATGCCGATGCTGAGGACCACCTCACCATGGTGA